The following DNA comes from Sander lucioperca isolate FBNREF2018 chromosome 2, SLUC_FBN_1.2, whole genome shotgun sequence.
aataaattagaaactttcaacataatacacagtgaAAGATAgtagatagtgttgtgggcgggacattaagtcagactcagtggtgagtgaaactgaagcagagaGACTGACACAAAGCTGTAGCGGAtccaaagtagcgcactttttaatgaattaactttatcggttatcagtcaaatgaaacacagatacagataatctgcaaactgccaaaaaacggccTGCTAATCGGCaagggccgataatcggtctatccctagaTAAAACAGATCACTCTAGAAAGGTaacatattatatttatatttataataatatatatatttatatttataattcCTCATATCTCTGCAGAGCTTGTGGAATCCAGCATCTAGAGAGAGCCGGGAAGCACCTGACCCTGTTTGACTCGTTCTATTTCTGCATCGTCACCTTCTCCACTGTGGGCTATGGGGATGTCACGCCCCAAATCTGGCCCTCCCAGCTGCTGGTGGTCATTCTCATCTGTGTTGCCCTGGTGGTGCTCCCACTGCAGGTAACCGCTGGTTACTAGGGTAAACTAACCTTGTGTTTTTCCCAAAGTGCAGTGAGGGGTTCGAACATAAGTAAATGTTGTATTCGGTCCTGTCTTAAATTAATGATTTCTTGTGATGTTGTGCATCTAGTGATGACCTTCATTGGGCTATCATCAAATTCGAATTACTTTTTATCGCAGCTATGAAAggctacaaaaaaataaaaaaataactaaagtgcttacttcttttgacatttttagctGCAGAAGAAGTCTGCAAATTTGACTCATAATTTAGGCGATGTCATGCTGGCTCACACTTGCGGCATGATATATCCACCTAGTCtctgtgttatttattttttaaagatcacAACATGTGCATCACTTCATCATCATGTTCTGGGTAAGAAATGGAAATGAACTCCTGCTGCTAGCAAACTACCGCATCAGCAGTTCTCACTTCAGCGCTTTGACCGTCTGAGTCCAGACAGCAGATATTCTTGTTGCATTTGACACCACGTCGATGTTGTTGTCATTGTGTCAGTTTGAAGAACTAGCATACCTGTGGATGGAGAGCCAAAAGTTAGGAGGGAACTACAGCCGCCACCGGGCGCAGACAGAGAAGCATGTGGTGTTGTGTGTCAGCTCACTGAAGATTGACCTGCTCATGGATTTCCTCAACGAGTTCTACGCTCATCCCAGACTACAGGTACAGTACCAAGACAAAACCGTGGATGTTACTTGTGCAGTAACAGACTTAACTGAAGCATGCTTTTAATAAATGCTTTCGTATCCTTTGTGTTGCAGGACTACTATGTGGTGATCCTGTGTCCAACAGAGATAGACATTCAGGTTCGCCGTATCCTCCAAATCCCTCTGTGGTCCCAGAGGGTCATCTACCTTCAAGGATCTGCCCTCAAAGACCAGGACCTGATGAGGGCCAAGTGAGTAAACTGCATATGCATAGTGTATTTATATCAAATTACTTCCTCCTATCTTGATGGTTAGTTGCTGAAGCCTGGTTCTAGACCTCTGTATCGCTGCCCACATGTGTGATtttagtgaatgaaattaaacaaaatggcaattCAATCTGATTATCAGGCTACGTGAAACCAGGCCCTGTGTTTATGTCTAGTAAAGTGATTGAACATGCATGTCCTGTCCTTTTTAAgtctaagggccctattttaacgaagCGCATGGCgtaggtgcgtttagggcatgtCGAAATCCACTAATCCACAaattgacggcagaaaaaagggtccttGCGCCGGGCGCTTgattcaaaagggttgtacttagtgtcttcattaattcttAGGTGtgtcagagtgtcatctcccatttcCTTTAAATGCCAGACGCATTTGTaccttggtgcattgctattatgatgccggatttgcaccgtaatatttttatttgtaatcttttgcatgtttgtgtgctgctgcgctaccctgtgtgtgtgtaacaagcatattgtgcgcgcgctgtgcataagactaggcacattttactaatttactgttaaaataacaattaaatgctgcactattgactttagactaggtttttgttggtcagtggcgtgatcactttccgctgcctcaagatagcaatacgccaagaattcacctgaacacacctccctgtaagaccagcacgcccatgggcgcaaaaatgggcgcaggtgcatttgctatttgaACGACGTGgccgctggacgggaaattgacaactgcgtccgtcttaaactagcaaagacacttgcgtcgggcttttcgctgcgccaggtgcaagatagggccctaaagaGTTTAAGTCTAGCACATCAtctatattttattcattttaggtTCTGGATAAGAATCTTGCAATTACTTAACATGTAAATGTAAGTCCTCCACTGGCAAATCAGAGTCCTTGAAGTGTGTTTAGAGGATGAGGTACTTACAAGTCCACTTGACTGCCCTGCCCTCTGCTTGCACATCAGTGTAATGGGATTTCACTCTGCACTGATCATCTGCTCACATCAAAGGCCACAGACGATGGATCACGTTGGAATATGTTTGACCTGTTAGATTTGTTTCTGTCCCTACAAAATATTACGGCACCAGTGTGCCATTCatggttttatatatattagatGCAATGGCAATTTCCCGCACTGAAATGTAAAATCACCCAGCCAGGTAAGCCTCATATCATCCCTGCTATGCTGAAAGATTTTCTTGTAATCACCACATATTGTTGTCTTAAAGTTCACCGAATATGATTTTTCTGTCACACATAACTGATTTCTGCCCCTCAGATGTTGCTAGCACTCTAATGTCAAACTACAGCAGATTATTTTCATGCTAGAATGCAGCTTTTCGCCTTTTCAGCCATTGTCACAGGACATTCACACTCATCCCTGCGTAGCTTTTCTTTAAAGCATTGATTCCcgtaaataatacatttttacgtTTGGTTGAATGTCCTTTTCACAGTTATCAACCCATgaacctgcctgtctgtgtttctttctgtttgtctctctgtctatgctCAGGATGGATGATGCTGAGGCCTGCTTCATTCTCAGCAGCAGGAACGAGCTTGACCGAACTGCTGCTGTGAGTTACATCAACAGGAATCAGTCTTGAACCAGTATAAACCCTCTCACGATAACAATAATTTAAATGGAGCATTTTCCCTTCACACTCTACTTCCTTTGTTAATTAGCCAAGAGAGTTTGAGATATTCAGATGATGTCATGATTCTATTGGACCTGCCATTGAGTATTGGGAGCTCGTTGAGTGGCTGAGGCAAACTTTATGGTCCATAAAATTCAGATTGCGTTTACAAATGAGTCAAATAGAGCTATGTCTTGTCCCACAGGATCACCAGACTATTTTGAGGGCTTGGGCTGCGAAAGACTTTGCTCCAAATTGCCCTCTCTACGTCCAAATTCTCAAACCTGAAAATAAATTCCATGTTAAGTTTGCAGGTAAGTGCAGGAAGAGTGCCTACCTACAGTTTGTTTTCTTACAGATATATTTCTAAGTCATACATGCTGTATTATTGCAATTTATCCATTTCAATCAGATCATGTAGTATGTGAAGAGGAGTTCAAGTATGCCATGTTGGCGCTGAACTGCGTGTGTCCCGCCACATCTACCTTAGTCACACTCTTGGTTCACACCTCCAGAGGACAGTGAGTACTCGCTactattttacaataactgcAAATTAACATCAACATTTATGTATAGTGATATCCACTGTCAAAGGGTCATTTTTTCACCGTGTGAGTTATCGTTATGGTCCTGAATCTTTCTCACCAAAGTCATACAGTATACATGTATTGCATTTAAATGATTTGAAAGTTATCATATATAAGAAAGCCAAAGTAATCTAATTGGGTGTATTTTGTCATGGACAGGAAATACACTTCAtcactttcttgcagagagtcagatgagaagatACCACTCTAATATCTGTCTACTAGATATGAAGCAATGGTtaagttagcttagcataggcactggaaacagggggaaagaGTTAGCCTAGCTCTTTAACAAATGTGCCTCCCAAGAGGTTTTTGAACGGATTGAACAAAAAAGGATAGTACGTGTTaaatagtgagctttagagatgctgGTAGGCAGAGTTTGTTACTCTATGACAGAGGCAGatgtttccatgtgttgtaTTAAGCTATGCTAACTGtcttctggctccagcttcTTGTGTACCCGATATacataagagtggtatcaatatTTACTTATCCAAAACTGACGTCACACTCTGACTCTGTCCATTTAGATTCAACTGAACCACTGACATTATTTCTGCTTCCAGAGCAGCTCAACCTCTAAGAAATacttgtattatttattataattctTTGAATCGTTCAAACTTCGGGTTTAGTATCCCTTTGTGTCATTATTCTTGTGGACAGATTCAATCCTACTTGATTAATATTCGAGAAATATGACTGAAACTCCTGCAGCAGAGTTTTTAGTTATCCAGACTGGAcctgtttttttgtctctgcAGAGCTGACTACTGTACCGTCAGCCACTGCAGAAACTTGTCACTGTCAAGTCAGTAAACTTTGCCAGGGTTCTCGTTAGGCAataaatctgtctgtttttcataTTCTGTGCAAGGTGACCACTATATCTTTCCTGCTGTCCACAGCAGCACATCCATTTTAATTTCCATTATGGGAACTTGCACTGGCTTGGGGCTATTAAGGGGACAGGGCTGGGAATAGACTTCTTTTTGGCAGGTgttaatttaaactttttttctcatattgATTAAAAGTAATACTGTAGAGGACATGAACTGATTTAATAGAGTGATCTCACAGCCTTTTCTCTTTTGATCATAGCTATGACGAGAATTAAGGAGGCTGGGGAGTATAGGGTCATGAAAGGTAATGAAAGGTCAGACAGATGTATCAGTCTATGGGGAAATGAGAGCTGGCGAGCTGCGCATAAAgcccaaaatgatttcaaagtATCAAAATTACTTAGTTTTTAGTCATTTATATCATATTCTGACAatatttcaagcaaaaatgatgtgtttttattcctTTAAGAGGAGGCTGCTGTTTGCTAACAGTAAGTTGGAAACTTCATGTTACTGTCATTTAAGTAGTAACTATTCTGATCATGCTGTTTCAGGGAGGGGCAGTTGTCACCGGAGCATTGGCAGAGGATGTATGGACGCTGCTCTGGAAACGAGGTCTATCACATCCGCTTGTGTGACAGCAAGTTTTTTGGGGAATATGATGGAAAGAGCTTCACCTACGCCTCTTTCCACGCCCATAAGAAGTTAGTAAAACTTCCACTAGCTTAATCTTGACACAATAATAATGACATTTTATCTCATTAAAGTCTCTGGgagcaaaacacaacacattttaaACTTTGCACACTCCCCCCTCACCTCCCAGATATGGTGTGTGTTTGATCGGAGTGAAGAGGGAGGACAACAAGAGCATCCTTCTGAACCCCGGCCCCCGCCACATCATGGCTGCCCCCGACACTTGCTACTACATCAACATCACCAAGGAGGAGAACTCAGCCTTCATCTTCAAACAAGAGGAGAAGCACAACAAGGGCCTGTCTGTCACCGGCCTCTACGATGCTCCCTCCAGGCTGCCCGTGCACAGCATCATCGCCAGCATGGGTGAGACAGAGAGCCAGaggcaggaaaaaaaatcatgtttggATGTTGGTAAAGAAAGGAGAAAATAAAGGAGGTGTTTGTAGTAGAAAGGTTCAGGTGGCAGACCGTTACATTTGTTGAGTTGAAAGAGTTTCCATGTAGGACGAGAAAATGGATGCtttgttgctgatgttaatttACTCACACTGAACATTTCTGAGTGGTGGCTGCCTTGGTGATCCTGTATGCTTTCGCTGACTTTTATGCATGACGTTTTTCTTACATGCGTTTTTACTTTCATGGCTGACATCATTGTGTTGTGCTTTTTCTTTGACCTGTGAAAGTTGATCAGGCCACTGCATATGGTAAGTTTGTGCATGATGCATCACCTTTTCACACTTATCTACTAGTCCTGTAATTTGATGGAGTACACATTTTGCAATTAATAGTATGTTATGCACTGTACAAGACTCAGTCATATTTCATTATTGTTCTACTaacaaaatcacattttcaCATAAAAGATGATATATGCATTGCGTATATTATGTATCTGATGTATGTATTGTGGATATATATCATATTACAAACAGCCAATATGATGTATTTCAGGGACATATTTATTGACAACTTATCTACTAGTCCTGTAATTTGATGGAGTACACATTACGCAATTAATAGTATGATATGCACTGTACAAGACACAGtcatatttcatttttgttctactaacaaaatcacattttcaCATAAAAGATGATATATGTAttgcatatattatatatctgatatattgatatattgtggATATATAGTATATCATATTACAAAAAGCCAATATGATGTATTTCAGGGACATATTTATTGACAAACACAATGTCAATACTGTTTGCATGCCATTTGTTCGAGAGTACAATTACATGATTCAAAAAGCAACACATTTTCTCCTCAAACTTAGCTGAGCTAAAGATGTTGGGTGATAGGATTGTGCGTGGCAAAGATGCTGAACAAGCTAAACATGGACCTTATTACTTTACAATATGAAAAAGCTGTGTTTTCTGAGACAAACATTCACTGTTGACTTAACAACACATTACAGTAAAAGTGCTGCACACTCTATTTCTAAATGGCCGTGTAGTTTGCTGCCCCTACGATAACCTTGTGTCATTCTCAGGCACTGTAGCCATAGATCTCCAGAACCCTGATCCTCCCGAGGAAAGCGGCAAGCTGACCTTGCCGACGGAGAACGGCTCTGGAAGCCGCAGGCCGAGCATTGCGCCTGTCCTCGAGATCACCGACTCCTCTGCCATTCTGCCCTGCGACCTCCTCAGCGACCAATCAGAGGATGAGACCAACCAATCTGACGACGAGGGCTCCGTAGGGTCAGAGTAAGTGATGTTATTGACCCAAAGAGATTTGGTAGTTTGTTAGTGTATAGTCCCCTCTTTTTATTTGTGTACTTCCTTGGATTCCTTTCCTCGCCTCCTCTCCTCATGTTCTAGTCCCTCTAACCTGAGATGCGAGCGAAGGAGGCAAAGGAAGATACTCAAGGAGAGAGAAGTCGAGGCAACAAGCAGACACGGATGTCTtaacaaaattacatttttggtaaAACGTCATTTTAAAAGCAATGTTGATTATGTATGTGTGGCACAGCTGCCATGGTTTGTATATTACAGCTGTGTGTCATGGGAATTTTATACGTCACAGGTGCTACAAAGACTTTCCCTCATAGCTACTCTGGCAagccttctctctcctctgaaATGCATTTTTGGAATTGAGACATCCTTCAAGATGGCGCGCTGATATTGATTTCCGGGTCACAGGCGGGAGGGcggaagagagagaagacgagGAGTAACAAAATATAGAGAAATGAGAAGAGCCCAGTATGTCTTGTCTTGCGGCAGTAAAAAAGTGAAATGTCCTCATAGTGCAGGCGTCCTCTGCTCTATACTTGATTGATGTCACCTGTCCTCCTCTTCTTTATGGCTCAGTGGTTGTAGGATAAGAGATGGATGGGTTTGGTATAGGCGTGTAATCTGTGTGTCATGATGCCGTAAGGTTGGGACATGGCGGTGATAAATGTGTATGTCAAGACAGGGAGGGTCAGCACTTTCCCCTTTTGAGTGAAGCTCTTGCTGTGTGTCCTTACATAGATCCTCACCCCTCAAGGCTGACCTATCAGTCGCCATGATAGCAATTCAGCAAGTCTGAGGATTCAGCTTCTCTCAGCAGCTTAAGTTCTACTCTTTTCTCTGTATGTGGTTTCATTAAACGGAGGAAAGTTTAGGATAGATTGCTTGTGCCTCTGTGCCTCACAGTCTGTACCTCAGCCCATACAAGTCTTTTTGAATAGTAACTGTTAGTGGGTCTCACAAAGTTGGACATAACATGGTCCTCTTACCCTCTGAGCCTCTATTACTGTGCCCCTTGACACTTGGGTAGTTTTTCTTCCTTAAGAGTTGTCAGACACAGTAGTTGGGGAGATGAAGACAACAACATTGTCTgtaggaaaacacaacaagcATCTTAAAGTCCCACAGTGCCATCATGTGGTGATCCGGTTTTTGATGACTTCTGTTAACAAAGTCAGAATCTCTTTTATTGGCAAACTAGAGGACACCATGAAACTGATCAGGACAATAGCAGCTGACACTTGACAAATCATGGGACAAAGGACCAAATTgacaaacaaaataagacacgATTAAAACTAAACGGACTACAAGAACATTGTAATTGTTGATGTAGTTGATAAACTTCTTCTTCCGAATCTTAAAATGAACAGCAAGGATGAAATtcaaaaacattgtaattaATGGTGATATTTATTGTAATGAAATAATGATAGAATTAATGAAGAGGGATTCAGTGATACTCCCTTTATACCATCATGTATCAGTACATAAATTATTTTCATTCGTTAAAGTCCACACTATTACTGTGTGTTTAACAGAGTTTTTTAACTGTGGAGAAGAAGGAAACTCTTTTCAGAGATGAAAAGCAGCATTACTTGTAGATATCTTATACTTATTTAAAAAGCCAGTGTTTGCAGAATATATAAGTCAAGGTTTTCACTCCAGTTCTTTGATACTACGTAATTATAATGTTGTTAAAGTTTGATAGGACTTTTTCCTCAGAGGcatttcttgttttttccaTCAGTTTTGTGAAGGGCTACCCTCCCAACTCCCCCTACATCGGCAGCTCTCCAACTCTGTGCCACCTCCTGCCACAGAAAGCTTCATTCTGCTGTCTTCGTCTCGACAAGGTGAATTCACACGCAGAAAAAAGATAGAAACAGCTCAGAATTAAACCATAAAAACATACATTCACCTTTTTATCACCAactttttttatcaaaaaaaCCTATTGTTATGTGACGTGTCTCGTTAGAGCACAGCACAACTAAAACCGGACTGCATGAACGGACTGACTTCCTGTTAAATTGTCTGTCTCCATCCAGGGCTGCACACATAGCAGCTTTGAGGATGCCAAGGCATACGGCTTCAAGAATAAGCTGATTATAGTGTCTGCGGAGACGGCCGGAAACGGTCTCTACAACTTCATCGTCCCTCTGCGCGCTTACTATCGGCCCAGGAAGGAGCTCAACCCCATAGTGCTGCTGCTGGACAACACGTAAGACTTTTAACCGCCCTGTTTGTTTGTTCCTACTCCTACAGGGATGTAAACTCCCTGACATTTTCACAATAACATCAAAAACTCAAGAGTAATGTGTTTTATGTAACGGGCCTCTAACATATGTACTACCTATACCTATGATCATGTACACAATAAAGATGAGATAGCATGTTGATAGATATTAGACCGGTAAACACAACTGTACATTGATATTGATAAAGGTTTATTGATAGAACTTTGTTTGCAATTGCCttgtgtattagtactttacTTCAATGATTTCAGAGTTTGACATCGATAAAAATCATCTACTACTTTAATATGAGCACATGACAGAATTGCCTACAGTAGTAGTAGAGTTGGTCATCACGGCTTGAAGTATATGGGTAACCTAGCCTCaagatatagaaaaaaaaatagttttacattattaataaaaagCAGTTCTTGATGATGTAAAGAAATGGATCTATGTGTGCCTATTTGTGTGTTAGCATGtatttgcatttgtttgtgGACGCATGtgattttgaaaagaaaatgtgcCAGTGCTTTGTATgcttgcaatttaaaaaaaacaaaacatatttcaGTAGAGCAAAGCTGGAACTATGGGTTAGcttccttcaaaataaaagaaatagctTTTGTATTATTCATAAACAACAGTTCTCTCTGCATAAGAAAGCCTATTTGTGTGTTGGGGTATGTATagaattgtgtgtgtattgcagTGATCTGGCTAAGTGACAGCCTTGTGAgtttccatagcaaccagttaaATCCTCCCATTGAATTTAAGAATTAAACATATATTTGTTGGCTAGTAAACCATAAATTAATACAGTTCAAAACGGCATCTGCCCCACTCTGATCAACACGCAAATTTCAGGAAATTACAGCAACAGTGTCATAATCTGTCACTGGGgttttacaaagataattaGTGTGAGAGGCTCATTcatgatgtttcctgtttcccaCAGGCCAGACAACCACTTCTTGGAGGCCATTTGCTGCTTTCCAATGGTTTACTACATGAAAGGCACGATCGATAGGTATGTGTTTGGATTATTAAAACCTGCTCACTTGATTATGATTTTCATCTCatcgtgttttgtttttttgtttttaatacagCTACCAGCAGTACAACACAACTTGCATGCATGCATCATGAATACAATGCAACATAATCCTTAGTGGGTTTTGGCCGTCACAAAATATAGTTTCAGGTTTTATTATAATATGATTAAAGGAAGGAttcacaataaaataaagaacagCTATTGGTGATGTACTACTTGGTGGATTTCtttttagacattacagacagatGTTATTCCATTGTTATATTATCCAAGGGGAGACATTTCCTGACATGTCATGCGGTAATAAACACTGTTTTGTGAATGGACCAGCTTGGACAACCTGCTACAATGTGGCATAATCTACGCTGACAACTTAGTGGTTGTGGACAAGGAGAGCACCATGAGCGCCGAGGAGGACTACATGGCAGACGCTAAGACCATCGTCAACGTCCAGACAATGTTCAGGTAACACATTTCACTCTGTAGAAACATACAGGAAACAGTTGGTACCGTCAGTGGCTGTTTATGTTTGAGCTTCCTAGTTTTGGATCAAATGTGCATCAGACTCCACTTGATTAACTTCATTATCTATTATCAGTAAGATGTTGGAaagtaaatgttttttgttgttgttttttcggAGTTTGCCAGAATAGTGAATGAGTTCATCTCCGAGACAAACTACCGTTGCCAAAAgttctcttttatttatttaacaaccAAAATTAAAAGCATTTATCACTGCCACACAGGGTCTTCCCCTCAGCACAAAGCATTTCATCTCTCCACTAACATCCCCTCTTTCTTTCATGCCCCCATCGCTCAGGTTGTTCCCCAGTCTCAGCATCATCACTGAGCTCACACACCCGTCCAACATGAGGTTCATGCAGTTCAGAGCCAAGGACTGCTACTCACTCGCTCTCTCCAAACTGGAGAAGGTGAGCTGTTGAGAAGGGAGAACCATGTAATGGCTAACTGGCTTTGTCTTTgaaatttcttttcttttctgtgacAAGTGTGAATGTTTTCGAAAGACCTGTCAGAGCTGGATTATGTAAAATAATGTGTAGCAGTGTAAAAAAATTGAGGGAAcggtttatttttttctttcactcatGTTTTTTCATGTTTCTTTGATGAACTGATACCAAACTTTTACCAAAGTTCATGAGTTTTAGTAGTATTTTGACTCTCGATCATAGTTGCTTCTTTTTGCCTTCCTGAATCTTTCATGTGTTCTTTTTTATCCTGCCTACAGTGATAGCTTTCACCTtcacagtgttttaaaaatgtgtttctccACTAAAGATTTCAGAGCTCAAAACaggcctttttcattttttatatactgtaagtCTTCTTGGAGATAGAGCAAAAGAGCAATAGTCCAGCAAACGGACAGGAAAAGGTGAGATTTTATCATCTGGTTGCTCTGTTCctaaaatattttctttgtatttCTCTCTTCAGATAGAGCGTGATAAGGGCTCTAACTTGGCCTTCATGTTCCGGCTGCCGTTTGCTGCAGGCAGAGTGTTCAGCATCAGCATGTTGGATACACTGCTTTACCAGGTGGGATAACAAACGGTCTGACTTTAGGGGTTGAACATGGGGTTAATTATGAAATATgtctaaataaatattaaattatattttatgcaCACAAATTGTACAGAGTAATTTCTAGTCTGCAATGAACGCAGATGTATGTATTGACACAGTGTGGGAGCAtctgattgttttttaaatgattaaatagGATTGATTTGCCCACTATGTTAGGAAGCATATAAACATAAATGTCTAACCCTAATTGCTGCAGAAGTTGTTTGTGGCTGGGCTTGTTTACTACAGTTCAACTCAGTCATTCTCTCTGTTTTTGCAGTCGTTCGTTAAGGACTATATGATCGCTATAGCGAGGCTTCTCCTCGGTCTAGACACCACGCCTGGCTCTGGGTACCTGTGTGCTGTAAGTAGGACTGTTCATAGTGCTAATAAGCATTTGTAAGTTTGAGTAAATGAGTTTGTGCTTGTATCTACTTGATGCTCATTGTCCGTCCACAGATGAAGATCACGGAGGAGGACCTGTGGATCAGGACTTACGGCAGACTCTTCCAGAAGCTTTGTTCCTCCAGCGCTGAGATCCCCATAGGGATCTACCGCACCGAGTCACACATGTTCTCAACCTCAGAGGCAAGTTCAGTTTGATCAGATAACTAATATCTGAGACCTTGGTTTGGCTTTTGGTTTGGCTTTAGCCGAGACACTATTGTCGCTTTAACTTTCTTCTGTTATTCATTCCctcattttgtgttttcttcattccttcttctttttcaccttctgtctttttaaaaatgtcacgATGTCCTTCCTTGCGTTGCATTTTTTCTGCTTTCATTCCTCTCCTCCTAAAATGTCTTTCCCTCATGTTCACCTTTAATTTTCCTCCTATTTTGCTCTCTTTTCTAAATTCAAGATTTTTCTCAGTTCTTCCTTgctctatttgtttttttaacagcttttttcttttcaccAAGCATAAGGGAATTAACATTTTCTCACAGTTTTTGATGCATTGCCAACAAAAAGTTCCCaattacttttaattattttaatagccaGTGTGTGATTATTAGAATAGAAATCTGCCTCGAAATAATATTTGGCAGGTTACGTAGGTGGCTAGTATAAGAAATAAACTCACCAGCCATAAACCAGAAATGTACCATTGCTGGCTAATGTTAATTTCCCACCATTTAAATAGTGAATAATTAAATAGTA
Coding sequences within:
- the LOC116054316 gene encoding potassium channel subfamily T member 1-like isoform X18, with the translated sequence MAGAKLTPSPSEIDPDVKTEAQKTPEPTWVNPASPLRTMGSFGSDAGQRYQEEYSMDSTNAQVQVEFYVNENTFKERLKLFFIKNQRSSLRIRLFNFSLKILTCVLYIVRVSLDNPKEVNGNLCAICPNNNNTADSTEINWSLIFWVTRREPVWAIQVTVALISFLETMLITYLSYKGNIWEQIFQISFILEMINSVPFIITIFWAPLRNIFVPVFLNCWLAKGALENMINDFHRAIQRTHSAMFNQVFILICTLLCLVFTGACGIQHLERAGKHLTLFDSFYFCIVTFSTVGYGDVTPQIWPSQLLVVILICVALVVLPLQFEELAYLWMESQKLGGNYSRHRAQTEKHVVLCVSSLKIDLLMDFLNEFYAHPRLQDYYVVILCPTEIDIQVRRILQIPLWSQRVIYLQGSALKDQDLMRAKMDDAEACFILSSRNELDRTAADHQTILRAWAAKDFAPNCPLYVQILKPENKFHVKFADHVVCEEEFKYAMLALNCVCPATSTLVTLLVHTSRGQEGQLSPEHWQRMYGRCSGNEVYHIRLCDSKFFGEYDGKSFTYASFHAHKKYGVCLIGVKREDNKSILLNPGPRHIMAAPDTCYYINITKEENSAFIFKQEEKHNKGLSVTGLYDAPSRLPVHSIIASMVDQATAYGTVAIDLQNPDPPEESGKLTLPTENGSGSRRPSIAPVLEITDSSAILPCDLLSDQSEDETNQSDDEGSVGSDFVKGYPPNSPYIGSSPTLCHLLPQKASFCCLRLDKGCTHSSFEDAKAYGFKNKLIIVSAETAGNGLYNFIVPLRAYYRPRKELNPIVLLLDNTPDNHFLEAICCFPMVYYMKGTIDSLDNLLQCGIIYADNLVVVDKESTMSAEEDYMADAKTIVNVQTMFRLFPSLSIITELTHPSNMRFMQFRAKDCYSLALSKLEKIERDKGSNLAFMFRLPFAAGRVFSISMLDTLLYQSFVKDYMIAIARLLLGLDTTPGSGYLCAMKITEEDLWIRTYGRLFQKLCSSSAEIPIGIYRTESHMFSTSECKGSNAQSQVSINIQQGEEHREHRESWKEKTAHRNSSASDQSEHPLLRKKSMQWARRLSRKSTKPSSRAERISQQRLNLYRRSERQELSELVKNRMKHLGLPTVGYEDVSNLTASDVMNRVNLGYLQELQDISEHPYTEGTRPSGPQADEMNDHQNTLSYVLINPPPDTMLELNDIVYIIRSDPLAHMPEDSQVGQARSTRNQQDFGTETRDETHL
- the LOC116054316 gene encoding potassium channel subfamily T member 1-like isoform X19; protein product: MAGAKLTPSPSEIDPDVKTEAQKTPEPTWVNPASPLRTMGSFGSDAGQRVQVEFYVNENTFKERLKLFFIKNQRSSLRIRLFNFSLKILTCVLYIVRVSLDNPKEVNGNLCAICPNNNNTADSTEINWSLIFWVTRREPVWAIQVTVALISFLETMLITYLSYKGNIWEQIFQISFILEMINSVPFIITIFWAPLRNIFVPVFLNCWLAKGALENMINDFHRAIQRTHSAMFNQVFILICTLLCLVFTGACGIQHLERAGKHLTLFDSFYFCIVTFSTVGYGDVTPQIWPSQLLVVILICVALVVLPLQFEELAYLWMESQKLGGNYSRHRAQTEKHVVLCVSSLKIDLLMDFLNEFYAHPRLQDYYVVILCPTEIDIQVRRILQIPLWSQRVIYLQGSALKDQDLMRAKMDDAEACFILSSRNELDRTAADHQTILRAWAAKDFAPNCPLYVQILKPENKFHVKFADHVVCEEEFKYAMLALNCVCPATSTLVTLLVHTSRGQEGQLSPEHWQRMYGRCSGNEVYHIRLCDSKFFGEYDGKSFTYASFHAHKKYGVCLIGVKREDNKSILLNPGPRHIMAAPDTCYYINITKEENSAFIFKQEEKHNKGLSVTGLYDAPSRLPVHSIIASMVDQATAYGTVAIDLQNPDPPEESGKLTLPTENGSGSRRPSIAPVLEITDSSAILPCDLLSDQSEDETNQSDDEGSVGSDFVKGYPPNSPYIGSSPTLCHLLPQKASFCCLRLDKGCTHSSFEDAKAYGFKNKLIIVSAETAGNGLYNFIVPLRAYYRPRKELNPIVLLLDNTPDNHFLEAICCFPMVYYMKGTIDSLDNLLQCGIIYADNLVVVDKESTMSAEEDYMADAKTIVNVQTMFRLFPSLSIITELTHPSNMRFMQFRAKDCYSLALSKLEKIERDKGSNLAFMFRLPFAAGRVFSISMLDTLLYQSFVKDYMIAIARLLLGLDTTPGSGYLCAMKITEEDLWIRTYGRLFQKLCSSSAEIPIGIYRTESHMFSTSECKGSNAQSQVSINIQQGEEHREHRESWKEKTAHRNSSASDQSEHPLLRKKSMQWARRLSRKSTKPSSRAERISQQRLNLYRRSERQELSELVKNRMKHLGLPTVGYEDVSNLTASDVMNRVNLGYLQELQDISEHPYTEGTRPSGPQADEMNDHQNTLSYVLINPPPDTMLELNDIVYIIRSDPLAHMPEDSQVGQARSTRNQQDFGTETRDETHL